Proteins encoded by one window of Ascochyta rabiei chromosome 1, complete sequence:
- a CDS encoding Golgi-to-ER vesicle coat component codes for MSRPLSLFSIQAILILAIDDGSRILTKYYSNPHPPQGNQGDYPGQIAYKTVKDQKAFEKGLLDKTAKQTTDIILYDQKVVVFKMESDVMLYVVGSAEENEILLYSVVLALRDSLNILLKNSVDKRTVIENYDLVSLAVDELVDDGIILETDPVIVASRVSKPPAQDMTSMKNIDLSEQGLMNMWDFGKRQLAERIRQGL; via the exons atGTCGCGCCCACTCTCGCTCTTCAGCATACAGGCCATCCTCATCCTCGCCATCGACGATGGCTCGCGCATCCTCACAAAGTACTACTCGAATCCCCACCCGCCCCAGGGCAACCAGGGCGACTACCCCGGCCAGATCGCCTACAAGACGGTGAAGGACCAGAAGGCGTTTGAGAAGGGCCTGCTGG ACAAGACTGCCAAGCAGACCACCGACATCATCCTGTATGACCAAAAGGTCGTCGTCTTCAAGATGGAGTCAGACGTCATGCTCTACGTCGTGGGGAGCGCCGAAGAGAACGAGATTCTGCTGTACAG CGTTGTCCTTGCGCTGCGCGACTCGCTCAACATTCTGCTCAA GAATTCGGTCGACAAGCGCACCGTCATTGAGAACTATGACCTCGTG TCGCTCGCCGTCGATGAGCTCGTAGACGACGGCATCATCCTCGAGACCGACCCCGTCATCGTTGCCTCGCGTGTCAGCAAGCCGCCTGCGCAGGACATGACCTCGATGAAGAACATCGATCTCTCCGAGCAGGGTCTGATGAACATGTGGGACTTTGGAAAGAGGCAGCTGGCCGAGAGGATACGACAGGGACTGTGA